From Ndongobacter massiliensis:
ATCAGGACGATGACGAAGCCTACCGCATCTGGCACGAGGAAATCGGCATTCCGCAGGAGCGCTTGCTGCGGCTCGGCAAAGAGGACAACTTCTGGGAATTGGAGCAGGGACCCTGCGGACCCTGTTCGGAAATTCACTATGATCGGGGGCCAGCCTACGGAGAAGGACACTCGCCGCAGGATAACTCCGATCGCTTCATGGAAATCTGGAATTTGGTTTTCACGCAGTTTGATCGCGGAGCGGACGGCAGCTATACGCCGCTTGCGCACCCGAACATCGATACGGGCATGGGATTGGAGCGCATTACGCTCGTTGCGGAGGACGCACACAATATCTTTGAATTGTCTTCCTTTGCACCGATCCGGGAAGAAATTGAACGACTTTCGGGGGTGGCGTATGGTTCCTCCAAGTCAGGCGATGAATCCATTCGCGTCATTATGGACCACTCGAAGGCGCTGACTTTTTTGGTCTCCGACGGGGTGGTACCGTCCAATGAAGGGCGCGGTTATATTTTACGTCGTTTACTGCGGCGCGCCTGTCGCCATGGCAAACGCCTCGGCATTTCCGGTGCGTTCCTGAATCAGGTAGTCGATGCCGTCATCACATGCTATCAAGGGGAATATGAAGAACTGGTACCGGCGCGCGAGCGCATTCACATGGTGGTGGCGCGGGAGGAAGCAAACTTCAACCGCACGATTGACCAGGGGCTGCAGCTTTTACAGGGCATTGTGGAGCGCGCGCAGCAGCAACATACGAATGTGTTGTCGGGAGAAGAAGCGTTTCGCCTGTACGATACCTACGGATTTCCGTTGGACCTGACGAAGGAAATTCTTGCGGAGTCCGATATGCAGGTCGATGAAGAGGGATTTTCGCGTGCCATGGCCCATCAGAGGAAACAGTCCCGGGAGCATCGGCAGAGTGGGGCGGGTTGGTCCGGAAAAGAAAAATTGGATACGGCTGATCTGCCGCAAACAGTATTTTCTGGGTATGAATGTAACGAAGACGACAGTGAAGTATTGGCGATTTTTGAAGACGGCGTGCGCGTAGATCGGATGGATGCCGGAAAAACCGGCATTGTGGTATTGGACCGGTCGCCTTTTTATGCGGAAAGCGGCGGACAGGTACATGACACGGGTGTACTGGAGACGAAACAGGGTCAGTTGCGCGTGACGGATGTACAAAAGGATGCGAGCAAAGTCTTCTTGCATACAGTACAGGCGGATGTCGAGCTTTCCCAAGGGCAGCGGGTACATTGTGTGATCGACGTCGATCGGCGCAACGATATTCGTCGCAACCATTCCGCCACACATTTACTGCACAAGGCGCTGCGGCTCGTGTTGGGCGAACATGTGCAGCAGGCGGGTTCGTATGTCGAAGCGGATC
This genomic window contains:
- the alaS gene encoding alanine--tRNA ligase encodes the protein MKKLDMNEIRKAFLDFFEERGHNRLKSYSLVPQDDPSLFLINAGMAPLKPYFTGEKKMAHNRATSSQRCVRTQDIEQVGKTHRHATFFEMLGNFSFGDYFKKEAIHWAWSFLTEKLEMEKDRFWITVYQDDDEAYRIWHEEIGIPQERLLRLGKEDNFWELEQGPCGPCSEIHYDRGPAYGEGHSPQDNSDRFMEIWNLVFTQFDRGADGSYTPLAHPNIDTGMGLERITLVAEDAHNIFELSSFAPIREEIERLSGVAYGSSKSGDESIRVIMDHSKALTFLVSDGVVPSNEGRGYILRRLLRRACRHGKRLGISGAFLNQVVDAVITCYQGEYEELVPARERIHMVVAREEANFNRTIDQGLQLLQGIVERAQQQHTNVLSGEEAFRLYDTYGFPLDLTKEILAESDMQVDEEGFSRAMAHQRKQSREHRQSGAGWSGKEKLDTADLPQTVFSGYECNEDDSEVLAIFEDGVRVDRMDAGKTGIVVLDRSPFYAESGGQVHDTGVLETKQGQLRVTDVQKDASKVFLHTVQADVELSQGQRVHCVIDVDRRNDIRRNHSATHLLHKALRLVLGEHVQQAGSYVEADRFRFDFTHFEALTEAQVREVEEIVNREIFHSLPVRTQVLSYTQAVNEGAIGLFEDKYEDQVRVVSTGDFSKELCGGTHVENTAQIMMLRIVSEQGISSGVRRMEAVTGRACYRRLVAAEDRLDALAGRLKTNREGIEERLEQREAEEKELQRKVASFASKVAGDRSQAVLADAISVGEVQVMTAAFTDVPMASLKETVDQLKEKASNYCIVLASKADGKVLLVAAVDPALNGCGLQAGKIVKVVAQATGGNGGGRPDFATAGGKDPQKVEDALRLVEKTVRAQLQK